From one Populus alba chromosome 17, ASM523922v2, whole genome shotgun sequence genomic stretch:
- the LOC118029730 gene encoding mannose-6-phosphate isomerase 1, producing METELKNNHQGGGLKRLRCSVQNYDWGKKGTEGSEVARLYELNSGYDIAFEKKKPFAEFWVGTHGSGPSFVVEGGVENGDSNGSGSLSLKEWICKNPNVLGDKVLDKWGCDLPFLFKVLSVAKALSIQAHPDKELAKVLHKLHPNLYKDDNHKPEMALAVTEFEALCSFISLEELKAVLRDVPEIVELVGSAVVNQLLQINEQDHEEKVKSVLRSAFTHLMSASKEMTAEVISKLKSRLYTESETRQLTGKEQLVLQLEKQYPADIGVISAFFLNYVKLNPGEALYLGANEPHAYLHGECIECMATSDNVVRAGLTPKHLDIQTLCSMLTYKQGFPEILKGFPLSPYITRYLPPFDEFEVDRCILPRGASTVFPAIPGPSIFLVVVGEGTMRTESSKDVVMEGDALFAPANTEISVSTPSELHLYRAGVNSRFFQIL from the exons ATGGAGACTGAATTGAAGAACAACCACCAGGGAGGAGGGCTGAAGAGACTTAGATGTTCAGTTCAAAACTATGACTGGGGTAAGAAAGGGACAGAAGGGTCCGAGGTTGCAAGGCTTTATGAATTGAACTCCGGGTATGATATAGCATTTGAAAAGAAGAAGCCTTTTGCTGAGTTTTGGGTGGGTACACATGGTTCTGGGCCTTCTTTTGTGGTGGAAGGTGGTGTGGAGAATGGGGACTCAAATGGGTCTGGGAGTTTGAGTTTGAAAGAATGGATTTGTAAGAATCCTAATGTGCTTGGTGATAAGGTTTTGGATAAGTGGGGTTGTGATCTTCCTTTCTTGTTCAAG GTGCTTTCTGTGGCAAAAGCATTGTCAATCCAGGCTCATCCAGACAAGGAATTGGCGAAAGTTCTACACAAGTTGCATCCAAATCTTTACAAGGATGACAATCATAAGCCCGAGATGGCTTTGGCTGTTACAGAGTTTGAAGCCCTCTGCAGTTTTATCAGCCTTGAG GAGCTTAAAGCTGTGCTTCGAGATGTTCCTGAGATCGTAGAACTGGTTGGCAGTGCAGTAGTAAACCAACTCTTGCAAATCAACGAGCAAGATCATGAGGAAAAAGTAAAATCCGTTCTGAGATCAGCCTTTACCCATCTCATGTCAGCAAGCAAAGAGATGACAGCTGAAGTAATATCCAAATTAAAAAGCAGATTGTATACGGAAAGCGAG ACAAGGCAGTTGACAGGAAAGGAACAGCTGGTCTTGCAGTTAGAAAAGCAATATCCAGCTGATATTGGTGTCATATCAGCCTTCTTTCTTAATTATGTGAAGCTCAATCCTGGTGAAGCTTTGTATCTAGGGGCAAATGAACCCCACGCATATCTACATGGCGAGTGTATCGAATGCATGGCAACCTCAGACAATGTTGTGCGGGCCGGTCTTACGCCCAAGCACCTGGATATCCAAACTCTTTGTTCCATGCTCACATACAAACAG GGCTTTCCTGAAATCTTGAAAGGATTTCCATTGAGTCCATATATAACAAGATACCTTCCACCTTTCGATGAATTTGAGGTTGATCGCTGCATACTTCCAAGAGGGGCATCAACAGTATTTCCTGCGATTCCAGGCCCTTCCATTTTTCTTGTCGTGGTTGGGGAGGGTACAATGCGCACAGAATCATCCAAAGATGTAGTTATGGAAGGAGATGCCCTTTTCGCACCTGCCAACACTGAGATTAGCGTATCAACTCCATCTGAATTGCATCTGTATAGGGCTGGAGTGAATAGCAGATTCTTTCAAATCTTGTGA
- the LOC118029729 gene encoding uncharacterized protein, translated as MVNQEMAIELCPESSAGVSPRISFSHDLCVPDVVPFEQRLPLRSGSLGNIDFDFCAVRKSFDSSSADELFSDGKILPTEIKKKTASAKQMDSSVPSRQVLQDDVSSNDSLKKDRLKEMKSSSNYEAEDQKQSSKSFWSFKRSSSLNCASGYGKSLCHLPLLSRSDSAGSTPRSKRAPLTKDTNHKQNKQAFFKSSQSSFTKNYQKPPLKKNYGPYGNGVRVSPVLNVPSGNLFGLGSIFFNGKDKKNMKK; from the exons AT GGTAAATCAAGAAATGGCAATTGAACTCTGTCCAGAAAGTTCTGCTGGTGTTAGTCCAAGAATTTCATTTTCTCATGATCTTTGCGTACCGGATGTTGTTCCTTTTGAACAACGCCTCCCTCTTCGATCAGGTTCATTAGGTAACATTGATTTCGACTTCTGCGCCGTCCGAAAGAGTTTCGACTCATCGTCAGCAGACGAGCTTTTCTCTGATGGAAAAATTCTTCCCactgaaatcaagaaaaagactGCTTCTGCTAAACAAATGGATTCGTCTGTGCCCTCAAGACAAGTCCTACAAGATGATGTTTCGAGCAATGATAGTCTGAAGAAAGACCgcttgaaagaaatgaagagTTCGAGTAATTATGAAGCAGAAGATCAAAAGCAAAGTTCAAAATCTTTCTGGAGTTTCAAGAGGAGTAGTAGCTTGAATTGTGCTAGTGGTTATGGAAAAAGTTTGTGTCATTTGCCACTCTTATCGCGAAGCGACTCTGCTGGTTCAACACCAAGAAGTAAGCGAGCACCATTAACGAAAGACACTAACCATAAGCAAAATAAACAAGCATTTTTCAAGTCATCACAATCGTCGTTTACGAAGAATTACCAGAAGCCTCCGTTGAAGAAGAACTATGGACCTTATGGAAATGGTGTTCGAGTCAGTCCAGTTCTGAATGTTCCATCAGGGAATCTATTTGGTTTAGGTTCAATCTTCTTCAATGGAAAAGATAAGAAGAACATGAAGAAGTGA
- the LOC118029732 gene encoding transcription factor BEE 3, which translates to MAEFAEYQQRFRPPQPLTEMMDMNMEMLKHLPELNPSILESFSIADFSADSLMARQQPEFTATYDHNNLSSTFHPDILSTATVVHTVTLNQNDSHDSKKRKSTSSYISPTASTNETKKKNKLRGSKKGENKEKEGDKAEEVIHVRAKRGQATDSHSIAERVRREKINNKLRCLQDLVPGCHRSMGMAVMLEEIINYVHSLQNQVEFLSMELAAASSSNDLNNVTESSKRAQGTDSTEAQKTQKWLRERYEEITCFHSAWSI; encoded by the exons ATGGCTGAGTTTGCAGAATATCAGCAGAGGTTTAGGCCTCCTCAGCCTTTGACAGAGATGATGGACATGAACATGGAAATGCTCAAGCATCTTCCAGAGCTGAATCCAAGCATCTTGGAGAGTTTCAGCATCGCTGACTTCTCAGCAGACTCTTTGATGGCCCGCCAACAACCTGAATTTACAGCAACATATGATCACAACAACCTTTCAAGTACTTTCCATCCTGACATCTTGAGTACAGCAACAGTTGTTCATACTGTTACCTTGAATCAAAATGATTCCCATGACAGCAAGAAGCGAAAATCAACCAGCAGCTACATTTCTCCTACAGCCTCCACAaacgaaacaaagaaaaagaac aAACTAAGAGGAAGTAAGAAAggtgaaaacaaagagaaagaaggCGACAAAGCAGAGGAAGTTATTCATGTTAGAGCTAAGAGAGGCCAAGCAACAGACAGTCACAGTATAGCAGAAAGg GTACGGAGAGAGAAAATCAATAACAAGTTAAGGTGTTTGCAAGACCTTGTTCCTGGATGCCACAGG TCAATGGGGATGGCAGTTATGCTAGAGGAGATAATCAATTATGTACATTCATTGCAGAATCAAGTTGAG TTTCTTTCCATGGAGCTTGCAGCTGCAAGTAGTTCTAATGACCTGAACAATGTAACAGAATCTTCAAAGAGGGCTCAG GGAACAGACTCAACTGAAGCACAGAAGACACAGAAATGGTTGAGAGAAAGATATGAAGAAATCACTTGCTTCCACTCTGCATGGTCCATTTGA
- the LOC118029731 gene encoding small ribosomal subunit protein eS7, with protein MFTTRKKIQKDKDAEPTEFEETVAQALFDLENSNSDLKSELKDLFINSAVQIDVAGNRKAIVIYVPYRLRKSYRKVHLRLVRELEKKFSGKDVVLLATRRIVRPPKKGSAVQRPRSRTLTAVHEAMLEDLVYPAEIVGKRTRYRIDGSKISKIFLDPKERNNTEYKLESYAGVYRKLTGKDVVFDFPVTEA; from the exons ATGTTCACCACAAGGAAGAAGATCCAAAAGGACAAGGATGCTGAACCCACTGAGTTTGAGGAGACAGTTGCCCAG GCTTTATTTGATTTGGAAAATAGCAATTCAGACCTGAAAAGTGAGCTAAAAGATCTCTTCATAAATTCTGCAGT TCAAATAGATGTTGCTGGAAATCGTAAAGCTATTGTCATTTATGTTCCCTATAGACTGAGGAAGTCTTATCGCAAGGTTCATCTTCGCCTTGTTAGAGAGCTGGAGAAAAAGTTCAGTGGGAAG GATGTTGTTCTGCTTGCTACCCGAAGGATTGTGCGTCCACCCAAGAAAGGCTCTGCTGTTCAGCGCCCCCGTTCCCGCACCCTAACTGCCGTGCATGAAGCCATGCTTGAGGATTTAGTGTATCCTGCTGAGATTGTTGGAAAACGGACCAGATACAGGATTGATGGGTCCAAAATTAGCAAG ATCTTCTTGGATCCCAAGGAGCGCAACAACACTGAGTACAAGCTGGAGTCTTATGCTGGAGTTTACAGGAAGCTTACAGGAAAAGATGTGGTTTTTGATTTCCCCGTAACAGAGGCCTGA